A stretch of Henckelia pumila isolate YLH828 chromosome 4, ASM3356847v2, whole genome shotgun sequence DNA encodes these proteins:
- the LOC140865524 gene encoding uncharacterized protein isoform X1, with amino-acid sequence MLGNCEKKMTATNQWTPPPQDQILAVDDQQNFMMASTSKPKLQVMEKNTLEEHQRQPPLNCPRCDSSNTKFCYYNNYSLSQPRHFCKSCKRYWTRGGTLRNVPVGGGCRKNKRVRRPPPPQQPSNAGDGISTANSTATTSPCVQQRTDLSSSTANHISNSMFYSLPTNYPGLNFPFSRFSSPRVTSDSNGYDFNLPRIDGLGLGFVQNNEYKEGFKKMEDVMSSTTSNSSLAIDPIFFGSSSTFAASTSTMASLLASSLQHQKYITSGLMKDVTPSASNFPGLMPFDIGMQMPDENDIKEKEYKILQGHDNRLDWNLYHHHHPVDQQIDSTDSASSLLWSNSNTGGSWFDPSNVGSSVPSLI; translated from the exons ATGCTCGGAAACTGTGAGAAGAAGATGACTGCCACTAATCAATGGACTCCGCCACCACAG GACCAGATTCTTGCAGTAGATGATCAGCAAAACTTCATGATGGCTTCAACGTCCAAACCCAAGCTTCAGGTTATGGAGAAAAACACCCTTGAAGAACATCAACGCCAGCCGCCTCTCAACTGCCCTCGCTGCGATTCTTCCAACACAAAGTTTTGTTACTACAACAACTACAGCTTGTCTCAGCCCCGGCACTTTTGTAAATCCTGTAAGCGTTACTGGACTAGAGGCGGAACTTTAAGAAACGTCCCCGTCGGTGGCGGATGTAGGAAGAACAAGAGGGTGAGAAGGCCGCCGCCGCCGCAGCAGCCTTCCAACGCCGGGGATGGGATCTCTACTGCTAACTCCACGGCTACCACCAGCCCTTGTGTTCAGCAGCGGACAGATCTATCTTCATCAACCGCAAATCACATCAGTAATTCCATGTTTTACAGCTTACCCACTAATTATCCTGGCCTCAACTTTCCATTTTCCAGGTTTAGTTCTCCTAGGGTTACCTCTGACAGCAATGGATATGATTTTAATCTACCTCGGATCGATGGTCTGGGATTAGGGTTTGTTCAGAACAATGAATACAAAGAAGGGTTCAAGAAAATGGAAGATGTGATGAGCAGTACTACTTCAAATTCATCTCTTGCTATTGATCCCATCTTTTTCGGATCTTCAAGTACTTTTGCAGCTTCCACTTCAACAATGGCTTCGTTGCTGGCTTCTAGCCTTCAACATCAGAAATATATAACAAGTGGATTAATGAAGGATGTCACTCCATCAGCTAGTAACTTTCCAGGATTGATGCCTTTCGATATTGGTATGCAAATGCCAGACGAGAATGATATAAAAGAAAAGGAATATAAAATATTACAAGGGCATGATAACAGGTTGGATTGGAAtctatatcatcatcatcatcctgtGGATCAACAGATTGATTCCACTGATTCTGCTTCTTCCCTTTTATGGAGCAACTCCAATACAGGTGGTTCTTGGTTTGATCCTTCAAATGTTGGTTCTTCGGTCCCTTCTCTGATCTAG
- the LOC140865524 gene encoding uncharacterized protein isoform X2 yields MLGNCEKKMTATNQWTPPPQILAVDDQQNFMMASTSKPKLQVMEKNTLEEHQRQPPLNCPRCDSSNTKFCYYNNYSLSQPRHFCKSCKRYWTRGGTLRNVPVGGGCRKNKRVRRPPPPQQPSNAGDGISTANSTATTSPCVQQRTDLSSSTANHISNSMFYSLPTNYPGLNFPFSRFSSPRVTSDSNGYDFNLPRIDGLGLGFVQNNEYKEGFKKMEDVMSSTTSNSSLAIDPIFFGSSSTFAASTSTMASLLASSLQHQKYITSGLMKDVTPSASNFPGLMPFDIGMQMPDENDIKEKEYKILQGHDNRLDWNLYHHHHPVDQQIDSTDSASSLLWSNSNTGGSWFDPSNVGSSVPSLI; encoded by the exons ATGCTCGGAAACTGTGAGAAGAAGATGACTGCCACTAATCAATGGACTCCGCCACCACAG ATTCTTGCAGTAGATGATCAGCAAAACTTCATGATGGCTTCAACGTCCAAACCCAAGCTTCAGGTTATGGAGAAAAACACCCTTGAAGAACATCAACGCCAGCCGCCTCTCAACTGCCCTCGCTGCGATTCTTCCAACACAAAGTTTTGTTACTACAACAACTACAGCTTGTCTCAGCCCCGGCACTTTTGTAAATCCTGTAAGCGTTACTGGACTAGAGGCGGAACTTTAAGAAACGTCCCCGTCGGTGGCGGATGTAGGAAGAACAAGAGGGTGAGAAGGCCGCCGCCGCCGCAGCAGCCTTCCAACGCCGGGGATGGGATCTCTACTGCTAACTCCACGGCTACCACCAGCCCTTGTGTTCAGCAGCGGACAGATCTATCTTCATCAACCGCAAATCACATCAGTAATTCCATGTTTTACAGCTTACCCACTAATTATCCTGGCCTCAACTTTCCATTTTCCAGGTTTAGTTCTCCTAGGGTTACCTCTGACAGCAATGGATATGATTTTAATCTACCTCGGATCGATGGTCTGGGATTAGGGTTTGTTCAGAACAATGAATACAAAGAAGGGTTCAAGAAAATGGAAGATGTGATGAGCAGTACTACTTCAAATTCATCTCTTGCTATTGATCCCATCTTTTTCGGATCTTCAAGTACTTTTGCAGCTTCCACTTCAACAATGGCTTCGTTGCTGGCTTCTAGCCTTCAACATCAGAAATATATAACAAGTGGATTAATGAAGGATGTCACTCCATCAGCTAGTAACTTTCCAGGATTGATGCCTTTCGATATTGGTATGCAAATGCCAGACGAGAATGATATAAAAGAAAAGGAATATAAAATATTACAAGGGCATGATAACAGGTTGGATTGGAAtctatatcatcatcatcatcctgtGGATCAACAGATTGATTCCACTGATTCTGCTTCTTCCCTTTTATGGAGCAACTCCAATACAGGTGGTTCTTGGTTTGATCCTTCAAATGTTGGTTCTTCGGTCCCTTCTCTGATCTAG
- the LOC140867807 gene encoding non-classical arabinogalactan protein 30-like, which produces MASPHFLNALLLLQFSLALANIPFPPSPPAPAPAPVPFDDPISLPPSPPPVEPPQSHPPFPRSFKVVIQGVVYCKSCKYIGVDTLTGASPLVGAVVKLRCPGYIKEAAKTDENGYFFFMPPKLTPFNSHKCKVFLVSSPKRTCNVATNLHDGDDGATPVPFSQIYNPSPLAIFNVGPFAFEPHKKLRCR; this is translated from the exons ATGGCTTCTCCTCATTTCTTGAATGCTCTACTTCTTCTACAATTTTCTCTAGCATTAGCTAATATTCCTTTCCCGCCGTCTCCTCCGGCCCCGGCCCCAGCCCCCGTGCCATTTGATGACCCTATCTCCCTTCCGCCGTCTCCCCCGCCCGTTGAACCACCCCAAAGTCACCCACCATTTCCAAGATCATTTAAGGTTGTTATTCAGGGTGTCGTCTACTGCAAGTCCTGCAAATACATTGGAGTGGACACACTCACGGGAGCTTCACCTCTTGTTG GAGCGGTGGTGAAACTACGATGCCCCGGCTACATAAAGGAGGCGGCCAAGACGGACGAGAACGGGTATTTCTTCTTCATGCCGCCGAAGCTGACGCCGTTCAACTCCCACAAATGCAAGGTGTTCTTAGTCTCCTCTCCCAAACGGACATGCAACGTCGCCACCAATCTCCATGACGGAGACGACGGCGCAACCCCCGTGCCATTCTCTCAGATATATAACCCGTCGCCTTTGGCGATCTTCAACGTTGGACCCTTCGCCTTTGAGCCCCACAAGAAATTGCGATGTCGTTAA
- the LOC140864475 gene encoding serine/threonine/tyrosine-protein kinase HT1-like: MNEEVNSWIRRTKFSHTVYHRLDASRLSSVPFNVQPIRISDRVKSSLEPAVVNPRPEPNAIQSQQHPTINKPRAVSPHPETKLSDSFREARVDQNRFLTPCPRRKENETRLVGNLFCKNSSESKAATLNSSRIHSPFRHFTSMKFHDKSKTRKESAWTKYFDHGGGRVTSVDAVDEHMLDLSKLFLGLRFAHGAHSQLYHGIYMDEPVAVKIIRVPDDDENGFLEARLEKQFNREVTLLSRLHHQNIIKLVGACRKPLVFCIVTEYLAEGSLRGYLHKLEHKCLPLQKLISMALDIARGMEYIHSHGVIHRDLKPENVLINKDFRLKVADFGIACEEAYCNLLADDPGTYRWMAPEMIKRKHYGQKVDVYGFGLILWEFLAGTIPYEEMTPIQAAFAVVNKNLRPAIPSGCPPTMKDLIEQCWSLQPDKRPEFWQIVKVLEKLECSFACDGTLNLLQNPTCQDIKKGLVHWIQKLGPTSSMHKPKCF, translated from the exons ATGAATGAAGAAGTTAATTCCTGGATAAGGAGAACTAAATTCTCGCACACTGTATATCACCGTTTGGATGCTTCAAGATTGAGCTCGGTTCCTTTTAATGTTCAGCCTATTAGAATATCAGACCGTGTCAAATCCTCATTAGAACCAGCTGTGGTGAATCCTAGACCAGAACCAAATGCCATCCAAAGTCAGCAACATCCTACCATAAATAAGCCAAGGGCTGTATCCCCTCATCCAGAAACTAAGCTTTCTGATTCTTTTAGGGAAGCCAGGGTTGATCAGAATAGATTCTTGACTCCATGTCCACGACGGAAAGAAAACGAGACCAGACTTGTTGGCAATTTGTTCTGTAAAAACTCTAGTGAAAGTAAGGCTGCGACTCTGAATTCTTCAAGAATCCATAGTCCTTTTAGGCATTTCACTTCGATGAAGTTTCACGACAAGTCTAAGACCCGTAAGGAGTCAGCGTGGACAAAGTATTTCGATCATGGTGGGGGAAGAGTCACCTCTGTGGATGCTGTAGATGAGCATATGCTTGATCTTTCAAAGTTATTTTTAGGGTTAAGATTTGCCCATGGTGCCCACAGTCAACTTTACCATGGGATTTACATGGACGAGCCTGTGGCAGTGAAAATTATCAGAGTGCCAGATGATGACGAAAATGGATTTCTAGAAGCTCGGTTAGAGAAGCAATTTAATAGAGAGGTCACTCTCTTGTCTCGTCTCCACcatcaaaatattataaag CTTGTGGGGGCATGCCGAAAACCTTTGGTCTTTTGCATTGTCACTGAATATTTGGCCGAGGGATCTTTGAGAGGATACTTGCACAAGCTTGAGCATAAATGTCTTCCTTTGCAAAAGTTAATCTCTATGGCTTTGGACATTGCACGAGGAATGGAGTATATTCACTCACATGGTGTTATTCATAGGGATCTCAAACCAGAAAATGTTTTAATTAACAAAGATTTCCGACTCAAAGTAGCCGATTTTGGTATAGCTTGTGAGGAGGCGTACTGCAATCTGCTAGCAGACGACCCTGGTACATACCGATGGATGGCTCCAGAAATGATCAAAAGGAAGCACTATGGACAGAAAGTCGATGTGTATGGCTTTGGACTCATTTTATGGGAATTTTTGGCTGGAACTATCCCATATGAAGAAATGACTCCTATACAAGCTGCTTTTGCTGTGGTGAATAAG aatttgagGCCTGCTATACCTTCAGGCTGCCCACCTACCATGAAAGATTTGATCGAACAATGTTGGTCTTTGCAACCAGACAAGAGGCCTGAGTTTTGGCAGATTGTGAAGGTACTAGAGAAGTTGGAGTGTTCATTTGCTTGTGATGGAACGCTCAACCTGTTACAGAATCCAACATGTCAAGATATTAAGAAGGGACTGGTTCATTGGATTCAAAAACTCGGTCCTACTTCATCCATGCATAAACCAAAAtgtttttga
- the LOC140894706 gene encoding probable hexosyltransferase MUCI70 — protein MTTGSLGVRSSGSYGSLQQIQNSLVSLPIQTTPPVSSRKPPKMWFHWICKFAPRNKVGMLLLSLVSAAVFIWVLYVGKGEDVQLAVIPNISIEFGTISKQKETISKQKENDSVDVTFSPQIEEVQVIANVTIQPPSLLPTPVTPSVFFTGYKLPPGNPCEHFALPPPPADKKRIGPRPCPVCYLPMEYAIARIPNASSFSPVVKNLAYVHEEILSKSEFGGSEFGGYPSIRQRNDSFDIKESMKVHCGFVRGAKPGQHTGYDIDDSDLHEMETCQGIVVASAIFGNFDVIRQPKNISDYSKNNVCFHMFVDEETNVFLRNSSEIGNNKKVGQWRIIVVQNLPYLDPRRNGKIPKLLLHRLFPRARYSLWVDAKLELVVDPVQILERFLWRKNASFAISRHYKRFDVFVEAEANKAAGKYDNASFDFQIEFYKKEGLTPYTVDKLPITSDVPEGCVIIREHIPISNLFTCLWFNEVDRFTSRDQLSFSTVRDKIWSKTNYTINMFLDCERRNFVVQGYHKDLLEHWAPPPPFEAIAQAPPPPPSPPSPLEATVHAPSPPSSTEENLSQSSPDSTSSPLKKISTKRGVKKSKRNRKIVANHKDMG, from the exons ATGACTACAGGGTCATTGGGTGTTCGATCTTCAGGAAGTTATGGATCTCTGCAGCAAATTCAGAACAGTTTAGTATCATTACCAATTCAGACTACACCGCCAGTTTCATCGAGAAAACCTCCCAAGATGTGGTTCCACTGGATCTGTAAATTTGCCCCTCGAAACAAGGTTGGAATGCTGCTTTTATCTTTGGTTTCCGCAGCAGTTTTCATCTGGGTTTTGTATGTGGGCAAAG GTGAAGATGTTCAACTAGCCGTTATTCCAAATATAAGTATTGAGTTTGGGACAATCTCAAAGCAGAAGGAGACAATCTCAAAGCAGAAGGAAAATGATAGTGTTGATGTAACTTTCTCTCCTCAAATCGAAGAGGTGCAAGTAATTGCAAATGTAACTATACAACCTCCTTCTCTACTTCCAACTCCAGTTACTCCCAGTGTTTTTTTTACTGGATACAAACTCCCTCCTGGGAATCCTTGTGAGCATTTTGCATTGCCTCCACCACCAGCTGATAAGAAGAGAATAGGACCACGGC CATGTCCAGTATGCTACCTACCAATGGAATATGCTATTGCTCGAATTCCAAATGCATCATCATTTTCGCCCGTTGTTAAAAATCTTGCATATGTCCATGAAGAAATTTTATCTAAATCTGAATTTGGCGGTTCTGAATTTGGTGGGTACCCTTCAATAAGACAAAGAAATGATTCATTTGATATCAAAGAGTCCATGAAAGTGCACTGTGG TTTTGTCAGGGGAGCGAAACCAGGACAGCACACAGGTTATGATATTGATGATTCTGACCTGCATGAGATGGAAACTTGTCAAGGAATCGTTGTTGCATCGGCAATATTTG GGAACTTCGATGTAATACGTCAGCCAAAGAATATTAGTGATTATTCGAAAAACAATGTTTGCTTCCATATGTTTGTGGATGAAGAAACAAATGTTTTTCTCAGAAATTCGAGTGAGATTGGCAATAATAAGAAAGTTGGGCAATGGAGAATTATTGTTGTTCAAAACCTACCGTACTTGGATCCAAGACGAAACGGAAAG ATTCCAAAACTTCTACTCCATCGGCTTTTCCCAAGAGCCCGGTACTCATTGTGGGTTGATGCAAAGCTTGAGCTGGTTGTGGATCCAGTTCAAATTCTGGAAAG GTTTTTGTGGAGGAAAAACGCAAGTTTTGCCATATCGAGGCATTACAAGCGCTTCGATGTGTTTGTAGAAGCCGAAGCTAATAAGGCCGCTGGGAAGTATGACAACGCTTCTTTCGATtttcaaattgaattttataaaaAGGAGGGTTTAACACCATATACTGTAGATAAATTACCCATCACCAGCG ATGTTCCAGAAGGATGTGTTATAATAAGGGAGCACATTCCTATCTCCAATCTCTTTACTTGTCTTTGGTTTAACGAAGTCGACCGCTTTACTTCCAGAGATCAATTAAGTTTTTCCACCGTAAGAGACAAGATTTGGTCCAAAACTAATTACACCATCAATATGTTCTTGGATTGTGAAAGACGCAACTTTGTTGTTCAG GGGTACCATAAAGACTTGCTTGAGCATTGGGCTCCTCCTCCGCCCTTTGAAGCCATTGCTCAggctcctcctcctcctccatcACCTCCTTCGCCCCTCGAAGCCACTGTTCATGCACCTTCTCCTCCATCATCAACCGAAGAAAATTTAAGCCAAAGTTCACCAGACAGTACAAGCAGTCCACTTAAGAAAATTTCCACGAAGCGAGGCGTCAAGAAATCCAAGCGTAACCGGAAAATTGTTGCTAATCATAAAGATATGGGGTAA